A DNA window from Gavia stellata isolate bGavSte3 chromosome 35, bGavSte3.hap2, whole genome shotgun sequence contains the following coding sequences:
- the LOC132320378 gene encoding electroneutral sodium bicarbonate exchanger 1-like has product MPLVGQCHRHHRPHKQKHREQEEDCRGNGTGLCVLPPGTPSQRVQFILRTKEDEQHVPHALFTELDEICVKEGEDAEWKETARWLKFEEDVEDGGERWSKPYVATLSLHSLFELRSCIINGTVLLDISANSIEEIADLIVGQQEQLTEFDERTRAKIGEVLLKKHHHQNEKKRNSLLPIVRSFTDVSKKRSDLHLLDKPAQTLTPHPSPTTVEAKNGVNHETSTTDLSKAELHFMKKIPSGAEASNVLVGELDFLRQPIVAFVRLTPAVLLSGMTEVPIPTRFLFVLLGPEGKAHQYHEIGRSMATIMTDEVFHDVAYKAKNRADLVAGIDEFLDQVTVLPPGEWDPSIRIEPPKNVPSQEKRKMPGALDDSASESEPEKHSGPELERTGRLFGGLILDVKRKAPWFWSDFRDGLRLQCLASFLFLYCACMSPVITFGGLLGEATDGHISAMESLLGASMTGVVFSLFAGQPLTILGSTGPVLVFEKILYKFCKEYTLSYLSLRACIGLWTAFFCIVLVATDASSLVCYITRFTEEAFASLICLIFIYEALEKLSHLRETYPVHMHSQLDFLTIDYCKCEAPTHPSNETLRFWESNKINVSGIAWENLTVTECRYLHGEFQGPACGPNGPYTPDVLFWCCILFFSTFVLSSLLKKFKTSRYFPTRVRSTVSDFAVFLTIVVMVLMDFMIGIPSPKLHVPHMFKPTRDDRGCFINPVGPNPWWTVLAALIPALLCTILIFMDQQITAVIVNRKEHRLKKGCGYHLDLFMVAVMLGVCSVMGLPWFVAATVLSITHVNSLKVESECAAPGEQPKFLGIREQRVTGSMIFVLMGCSVFFTSVLKFIPMPVLYGVFLYMGVSSLGEIQFFDRLKLFWMPAKHQPDFIYLRHVPLRKVHFFTVIQLICLVLLWAIKVSRAAIVFPMMVLALVFVRKAMDFCFSKRELSFLDDLMPESKKKKLDGAKNEANEEEVVRLAPSV; this is encoded by the exons ATGCCGCTGGTGGGGCAATGCCACCGGCATCACCGAccccacaagcagaagcatcgggaacaggaggaggactgt CGTGGTAACGGGACGGGTCTCTGTGTtctgcccccaggcaccccgtcCCAGCGGGTGCAGTTCATCCTCAGGACCAAGGAGGACGAGCAGCATGTCCCTCACGCCTTGTTCACCGAGCTGGATGAGATCTGCGTGAAAGAGGGCGAAGATGCCGAGTGGAAGGAAACGGCAAG GTGGCTGAAGTTTGAGGAGGACGTGGAAGACGGCGGCGAGCGCTGGAGCAAGCCCTATGTGGCCACgctgtccttgcacagcctctttgagctgaggagctgcatcatcaatggcacggtgctgctggaCATTAGTGCCAACAGCATCGAAGAGATCGCAG ATCTGATCGTgggccagcaagaacagctcacgGAGTTTGACGAGCGCACGCGGGCAAAAATTGGagaagttcttttgaagaagcaccaccatcagaacgagaagaaaagaaacagcctgCTCCCCATCGTCCGCTCGTTTACTGATGTGAGCAAGAAGCGGTCGGACCTGCACCTCCTCGACAAGCCAG ctcaaacacttacccctcatccttctcccaccactgtggaagctaaaaatggggTGAACCATGAGACCAGCACAACGGATTTAAGCAAG GCGGAgctgcacttcatgaagaaaattcccagcgGGGCTGAAGCATCCAACGTGCTCGTaggagagctggatttccttCGCCAGCCCATCGTGGCATTTGTCCGCCTGACCCCGGCTGTCCTCCTCTCGGGCATGACGGAAGTTCCCATCCCAACAAG gttcctgtttgttttgcttggaccagaaggaaaagcccatcagTACCATGAGATCGGCAGGTCCATGGCTACTATCATGACGGATGAG GTTTTCCATGACGTCGCCTATAAAGCCAAGAACCGGGCTGACCTCGTGGCCGGCATCGATGAGTTTCTGGATCAGGTCACGGTCTTGCCGCCTGGAGAGTGGGATCCATCGATCCGAATCGAGCCCCCGAAAAACGTCCCTtcgcag gaaaaaaggaagatgccaggAGCTCTCGATGACAGTGCTTCTGAGAGTGAGCCAGAGAAGCACAGCGGTCCTGAACTGGAGCGGACGGGAAG gctctttGGAGGTTTGATCCTGGATGTGAAGCGAAAAGCCCCGTGGTTCTGGAGCGACTTTCGGGAtggtctgaggctgcagtgtctggcgtccttcctcttcctctactgtgcctgcatgtcccctgtcatcacctttgggggactgctgggggaggcgaccGATGGCCACATa AGTGCCATGGAGTCGCTGCTGGGCGCCTCCATGACCGGCgtggtgttttccctctttgctggccaACCTCTCACCATCCTCGGCAGCACCGGACCCGTGCTCGTCTTTGAGAAGATcctctacaaattctgcaa gGAGTACACGCTCTCCTATCTCTCTCTGCGGGCATGCATCGGGCTGTGGACCGCCTTCTTCTGCATCGTGCTGGTGGCCACCGACGCCAGCTCTTTGGTGTGCTACATCACCCGCTTCACCGAAGAAGCCTTCGCCTCCctcatctgcctcatcttcatctaCGAGGCTCTAGAGAAGCTGAGTCACCTGCGGGAGACCTaccctgtgcacatgcacagccagcTCGACTTCCTCACCATcgacta ctgtaagtGTGAGGCACCGACGCATCCCAGCAATGAAACCCTGCGTTTCTGGGAGAGCAACAAGATCAACGTGTCTGGCATCGCCTGGGAAAACCTCACGGTGACC gaatgtCGGTATTTGCATGGAGAGTTCCAAGGACCTGCCTGTGGACCCAATGGCCCCTACACGCCTGACGTCCTCTTCTggtgctgcatcctcttcttctccacctttgtgctgtcgagcttactgaagaagtttaagaCCAGCCGATACTTCCCAACCAGA GTACGGTCCACAGTAAGcgactttgctgttttcctcaccatCGTCGTCATGGTGCTcatggacttcatgattgggaTCCCATCACCGAAGCTCCACGTCCCCCATATGTTCAAG CCTACCAGAGACGACCGCGGGTGCTTCATCAACCCCGTAGGACCCAACCCTTGGTGGACGGTGTTGGCTGcgctcatcccagctctgctctgcaccatcttgatcttcatggaccagcagatcactgctgttattgtgaacaggaaggagcacaggctgaag AAAGGATGTGGGTACCACCTGGACCTTTTCATGGTGGCCGTGATGCTCGGGGTGTGCTCCgtgatggggctgccctggtttgTGGCTGCCACCGTCCTGTCCATCACCCACGTGAATAGCCTCAAAGTCGAGTCTGAGTgcgcagctccaggagaacaacccaagtttctggggatacgagagcagagagtcactggctccatgatctttgtgctcatgggctgctctgtcttcttcacttctgtgttaaag tttataccaATGCCTGTGCTTTACGGCGTCTTTCTCTACATGGGCGTGTCGTCGCTCGGAGAAATTCAG TTCTTCGATcgcttgaagctgttttggatgCCGGCGAAACACCAGCCGGATTTCATCTACCTGCGGCACGTCCCCTTGCGAAAGGTGCACTTCTTCACCGTGATCCAGCTGATCTGCCtcgtcctgctctgggccatcAAGGTGTCCCGTGCCGCCATCGTCTTTCCCATGATG GTTTTGGCTCTTGTATTTGTCCGGAAAGccatggatttctgcttctcaaagcgagagctcagcttcctggatgaccttatgccagagagcaagaagaagaagttggacGGTGCCAAAAACGAAGCCAATGAAGAAGAG gtggtgcgtctggctccctctgtatag